ATCTCAGCTGAAGTGCAAGAACAAAAGGAGTCTACTAAGCCTGCTTCTTCTGCAACCAAAGTTGAAACCACTGACTGGATAGCTTCCACACTAACAAGGCGTTTTGGACTTGGTGCTGGCCTTGCTTGGGCTGCCTTTCTTGCAGTTGGTGTGGTCTCTGAACAGGTTAAGACCCGCCTTGAAGTCTCGCAACAAGAAGCAAATACAAGGTCTGAAATCTAACTTTTCTATATCTCCATCTCGTCCTCTTACTCTCTGAAACTTATGTCAACAGATGCATATATTGATTAACTTGTCCAAAATTCCATAAACTAGCCTGCTTGTGTAAAGAACAGTACACTAAGATGGCTTTAATTCTCTGGAAATTAGAAATATCCTAATTAGATTCACTGTTTTGCAGAGATGTTGAGAAGCAAGAAGAGGTACTATTGCCTAATGGCATAAGGTACACATTTTCATCTTGCATGATATGCCCTCTTGAACTATGTAGCCAAAGAGTGGTTTTTGgaaaaatctctctctctctctctctctctctctctctctctctctctatatatatatatatatatatatattatacaacaACACAATAACAACTAAGCCTTGATACCAAACTAAACTAATTGTGGTTGGTTATATATATCATTTTTCGCCATTCAACTCTATTAGACTCCAACTCCACTCAATATTCAAAACACTTTTACCACATTATCTTAAGCTTCCTTTTTCCCCTTCTCATTCATTCTTTTACTAACTTATCACATTTCCGTACTATTAGGGCATTTGATTCTCTGAGTTGCCTTGtacatgtatttttttttaacagGTACTTTGAGTTGAGAGTTGGTGGTGGAGCTTCTCCAAGGCCAGGGGATTTAGTGGTGATAGATCTCAAGGGAAAAGTTGAAGAGAGTGGACAAGTGTTTGTTGATACATTTGGTGGAGACAAGAAGCCATTGGCTTTAGTAATGGGTTCAAGGCCTTATAGTAAAGGAATGTGTGAAGGGATAGAATATGTTCTGAGATCTATGAAAGCAGGAGGGAAAAGAAAAGTTATAGTTCCTGCTAGTTTAGGGTTTGGAGAGAATGGTGCAGATTTGGGTCCTGGTCTGCAAATTCCACCATTTGCCACTCTTGAGTATATTGTTGAGGTTGAGAAAGTTTCCATTGCACcagcttgattttttttttcccaaaaaTCTTTGAGCTTATATTAATTATCATTTAAAGAATATAATTAGTGTCTGTTTAAACATTatatactctttttttttttataaagaaagTCATTGACCTGaaatctattttatttttaattttctcaatttattttaatatatacaaaatttCAAATTACTTTGAGAGTTAATCAACAATTTGATTTGGATAATTTAATTGGcctgaaaatattttaatatgaaaatttgataaattaataatgaaaagaagtgaaaataaaaagagaaaccTAAAAATATATGAAAGGaagtaatataaaaatatttatgatatttaaatatttatgataTTTGAATATTGAAACAAAATTAGATTTGAAAGATATCTATATAGCTAACTTTAATTATTTGagacttaattattattattattgtatatattttaattaattatatataacttttataataaatatttaagacaatttattttttagtttttaaattaCACTAGGGATGACAACATATAAACCCATCAAAATTATCTTATCCAAATTCAATTAGTATTTTAAATGCCTAAATTTGTTACCTAAATAATACTAGAACCTATTTAaatgtaaatattttaattaataatttacataaaatatatttataattaatcatttacattaaaaacattaataattttaaaagaaattatcaAAGTatcttatatattttttttaattatactaattaaattatcaattaaattttatattttttaatttttatcaattacaTCCTGCTGTTAGCGACTGACATAGTATCTTCGTTtgataataattaaaaaagtagatataattgcaaaaattttaaaaGGGTAGGTATTTTTTGGTAATTTCcccttattaataataaataaagataACTTTGACGTGACATTATTGATATTAAATTACTGAAGCACGtttcataaataaaaatttcaactactcttcaaaaattttcaaattaaattaattatgaatCTTGACTCAAGTCATTAAGTCAAAAACCCAAATTGAGTTAGCATCAaacgagtaaaaaaaaaaaaaaaaaaaaaatatatatatatatatatatataataaaagaaataatttgcttctactcaaaatatgaatttttgtCATTAATTtgttgagaaaataaaaaatactaaatataaaaatcatatatttattttttataaaaataaaattacgtGATTTAAATAGGAATGTGTTGATTTAGGATGTTATTTTAGAGGTCGTGGTAACATTAATTGGAGTCGTTGGATTGAGATTGTTAgagttttaaaaataaaagaataaattattattaaatccttgtaatttattaaaattaattatttatcctTTCTTTTAAAactcaattaaaaatattatatattttataaaatcaaattattTAATCTTAAAGTTAAAGTTTATTAAACTTATTTTAGTTTTGAATATTTGTACTGTTtagttattataattttaaatattcataatatttttttttataattttaattatttatatcatttaatttatttaaataaaattaaaataagttaactaacattttctttgataaaaatctaatttaactaacattaaataaattaaaataagacCATAAAATGGATATAGAGAATAAAAAggactaaataattatttttaataaaatataaggaTCTAATAATAATTTACCCAAAATAAAATTAGAGAGAGAAAGGATAAGGTGGTGAAAGCAAAGCATGCAAAAAAGATTGGATAAGTTTGAAGAGAAAAAGGAGAATCCCATATATTTGtgtgatttaataaaattttttattatttataaaaaaattatttttaataattttttcttataattattattaaaaaatatttttttcccaAATATCAAATTGTGAAACTACAAtgtactttttttaaaaaatttatccatattttttattaaaggaatttttaacaaaatataggTAAATAAAATagcaaatttatttattttttgcgtgattttatataatttttttaaagttattcatatatttaaataatattttataaaaattatatttcttttattaattggactataaaaataattttaatattattaagttaatatttattaatataaaaaatattttaataattttattattaatatatattttaaaatatctttaaatttagTATATGAATTAATTCTTAAACTCTATTTGTTGTACTCATAATCTTTTATTTTTACCTATAACTTCTatgatctcttttttttttttttaaagctatTACACTCTtaacttttttaaaatttttatgattattaataataaataattaaataaattattaaatttaatctatttaatatttttcatcTATGAATTTGGAAAATAATAAAAAGATGCAATGAGTCAAAAATTAAAAGTCAGTAATATATATCAACGGTCAAAATATGTGAAATGTTTGTGGTTTTTATAGTCAACAGCGTTGCTGCTGTGGCAGCCACACAGACGCGAGGCTTGAAGGGTTGAAGCCAATCCACACGCTACATAGGAATAGAAAATTGTTTTTCCTTCCTCTAAAACCATAACCCAAGAACTATAATTACAGTACACAATATCAAACGACGTAATCCAAAATGGGAACAGTAATCGACTCCCACTTTCTAGCTCTCACTGCCATCGTCACTGTAACTCTCTGCCCCTTTCTCTCTCAGATTCTTTGAAGTTTTTtggcttatttttcttttctttttttttttttttttgtaggtgGGATATCAGTTGCTATTTTTTATAGTCACTGCTATTCTCAAGTTTGATAAGGTCACTGACTTTGCTGGTATCTTTTCTCTATATCCCGTGTTTCAAGGCTCTATTTTTTTGTTTTCGCAATTCaagtttgctttttttttttttttttagatttcaaTTCTCAAGTTTTGCTGGGAATTCGTTGATGGGTTACTGAGAAGTGGCTGGATTTTGATGAATAAAGTGATATTGTCATTTATATTAATGCAATCTGATTCCTCGCAGTAGTTAATAATGGCTTGACTAATTCTGTTTGGTTTTTGTTATCTCAGGAAGCACGAATTTTATAATACTTGCTGTGTTGACTCTGGTTTTGAAAGGGGCATGGCATTTCAGGCAGGTATGCGTGTTTTCTACCCAGCTCTCTGTTCCATTGATGTCTTTATATTGTCCTTCTGGGTTTTACTCATAGGCCATATATTTTGGAGTATAGGTGAGTTGGATTTGTTGTCTTCTTACcttcttaaattaaatattttttgaaCAAGGGTTAGTTTTGGGTTTCTATCTCTATTCAGTTGGATTATTTTGATATTTCCCTGGATATTTAAATTCTTAAAGGAAGAAATACCATGCACATTAAAGCAATTTTCTACATTTTAGTAATTTAATACTCTGGAACTTCTGGATGTTATTTTAGTAAACCTTAagcttttgtttttcttcttttaatttctttaggCCTAAATTGctactccttcttcttcttcttcttcttcttcttcttcttctttcttttttttcttcttttttttaaggaaaagaagataatggaaattGTTTTCAAAAGACATGAATTAATGGGTGTGTGGCTGAAGTACACTAGATGATTATATGAAGTGCAAAAAAAAACTATTACACTAACAGCAAAATCTACTAGATTATTAACAACGGAAGAATCAAACGTTAATTTATTAGAAGGTCTGTTTTTGAAAATTGAGTTTGTTTTGTTATATTTGGATACTGATGTGGGCTCGTTGTTTTTTTATTCCCTATTTATGATTTTGCTATTCTATTTTTCAGGTAGTTTTGAGTATACTAGTAGTACTGTGGGGTCTTCGCCTGGGATTGTTCCTATTAATGAGGTATTAATAACCTGGCATTTCATGACCATTTTCATACTTAGTATGCACTTCCACTTGGTCATGAATTATTAAAGTTTTTTATTGTTGCATGAGTTGCTGAAGTGTGTTTGATTTGTAAGATTAGTTTATGTGCTTTGTTTGTTGGTTTATTAATCGTGCAAGTTTTTGAAATCTGTAGATTCTAGCTTCCCATCAAAATTCACATCAATTACAAGTTTCTATGACATCCCTGCTGGGCTGTGCCTTTTAGTGGAATGGTTTGTCTTGCATAGGATGTCAAAGGTACTTTGGCAGGTTGCCTATCATGAATGTGATTCAAAAAGCATAAATTgcctaaaatattataaaaaaaatgtcTTACAATTTTCTCATGGAAGAAacatagaaaaaagaaaagatgGAAAGAAGGACGTGCATGGGAAACTCTTGGAAGTTGGAAGTTGGAATCTTTAACTGATGACCCACGGAGCTTTTATACACAATTACACAATTGAaacttaaaaccattttctttacTAAAAGGATAGTTAAGAGTTGTTACTTCCTATGAAAAAATAGTTGTTTATAAAACTAAATGATGAAGCAGTTGTGGAAATTATTCTCATTGAGTGATCCCCATCCCTATACTCCATGGTATAGCAGCATATAAGCTTATAAACACTTCCCTATGATGTATTGAGTTGGTTATATATATATTAGGCATTTTATCATTATTCAACCTTGTGGAGTTAGAAGAATAACATTAAACTCCATTGCATGTTTAAATATGCATATATGAATGTATGCATGGATTATCTTTTATGTATGCGGTCAAATAAAAATCTCAAATGCTGTACATTAATGAATTTTCTTTATGATTTAAGATATGGAATGTTGTAAACAGGATTCTGCAGTGGGGAGAGGATAGACGCTTTGATGAAATGCGTGGTAATTTGGGGAGATTAGCAATTTTCTGGATATTTCAGGTTTTTGAGCATTCTTCATTTTACCTTTAAATCATCTGTCTTCATGTTGATGGTCAGTGTGGGTATATCTTGCAATTGGAAATATTTGATCCTCCCCTTCTCTGCAGGCTGTCTGGGTTTGGACAGTGAGTTTACCTGTAACAGTAGTTAATGCAAGTGACAGAAATCCATCTATTCAGGCTGAGGATATAATTGGATGGCTTATGTGGTCTGTGGGGGTTTCAATTGAAGCTGCAGCTGATCAACAAAAACTGGTATTCAAGAACTCTCCAGAAAATAGAGGAAAATGGTGCAATGTTGGACTATGGAAATACTCTCGTCACCCAAATTATTTTGGCGAGGTTTGCCCTGAATTCTTATTTCAATACCGCTATCTTGGAAGCGGTGCCACTTATTTTTCCTGCTGCTTTTTGTGAATTATGATAATGTAATGCTGCTCTTACAATAATTTTAAGGTGTTAatcttttttttataaatattattaataattaataatgccTATTTCAATGCTTTACTGGTCACATTGCAAAGGATAGACTTGGTGGTAATTGATACATGCGCCATCTTTTACTTCACTATGTTATCGCTATGCACCTGAATTTGATGATAAAATTAACAACAATCATGTGGTTCTAGGCTTCTAGCTGCCTACTTCTTTTAGCTTAATAAATGCAAGGATAATGAATTTATGTTAGCTGTGGATTTGGATAGATGAGTAGACCTATGATATGAACCTTAACTGAGTTATCTTATGGCACCGGAGGATTGATATACTTTGCTAATATTAAAATGTATCTTTTCTGATTTTTTTATTCAGCCCTTTTAATGAGGAAGTGACCTTAGTTTTTCTTTTGGTTATTGAGGAATACCTGGCATTAAACATACTCTAAAGCCACATTTGATCTTTCTTCATTTCACTCCGTCAAAGATAAACTTGTGCACAGATTTTCCTCTGGTGGGGAATTTTTGTGGCTTCTACTCCTGTGCTAGAAGGTGCTGAGTGGCTTGTAATCCTTGGGCCGATCTTTCTCACACTGTTGCTTTTTTTCGTCAGTGGCATACCATTGCTTGAGGTTTGCTTTCCTTACACAGTTATACTAATCTTACTGTTAAAAATCACCACCATCTCTCAAAACGGCTGATATGTACAAACAACATGAATGATATCAGGAATCTGCTGACAAGAAATTTGGCAACGTGGCTTCATATAGAGTGTATAAGAGGACAACTAGGTTAAGTATTTCATTTCTTCTgttctttgttttgttttgaatgaaatttgGAGGAAAAACCAGCTGAACTTACATATTCTGTTTCAGCCCCTTCATTCCTCTGCCCCCTGCTGTGTATGGGAACTTGCCTTCGTGGTTCAAAACAATTTTCCTCTTCGAATTTCCTTTCTATAGTCGCAGTCTTCCAAATGAGGGTACAACATGGTGAGACTACTGTGTAACTCAAAAACCTATCTCACCCTAGCATGTGATTTGATCAATTTGCATTTGAAATATTATGCTTATTCTTCATGTAAACTTGCTGCATTCCCAGCAATGGGCCATAACAGCATCTGCTTCAACACCACCATTCTTTATTGCATATGATCTTTAGATGCCATCTGTCATCTTCTGCTCTGTCTCCTTTCCCAATCTTCTTAACTGGATGAAGCCAACCAATTGCTGCATTTATAATTGAATTGCTGTTACAATGGTGTTCTATTAGCAATTTTGACTTTTCAATTATTTTCTCATTTGGTTTCCAATCTGCAATGTTTTTAAGACTCACCACTTGTGCAAGGTGTAGAACAAGCTGAGTAGGAGTCAGCAGTGGATTGAAGATGAGTTAGAATTTGATTCTTTGCAACTGCTCTGGTTTATAATAGGTTCTGTTCAAGTTATTAGTGCTAAGCTCTCAAGTACTTCTGCCTTTCAAAGTTATATGTATTAGACTGTACATTCTCCCCTCACTTGGATACCTATTGACTTTTGATTTATAAAGCTGCCCAAATACTTATTGAAGGTGCTTTTACATCCCTCCATGAGACAATAGGGAtatcaaattgaattgaaaatcatATTCATTTTAGTTTGCATGTGTCAAGAATATGAGTGTTAACCTAACATGGCTAATTCACAGCTAGTAAGCATGGAAACTTCTTTCTAAGAGTTTTTATAGTATTGAGGAACACTtaagattttatttaaaaataatcatGAATCCACCAAATTGATATGGGAGAATACGCTTTTACATGACACGTGGCAGTGACTCTAAGCAATTAAAAAGAATAGTTCATAatgattaaaaagaaaaattgaatAGATTATATTACTTTCTCTGGTtgatatgcaaatagttacaagttACAATCCTAGTGATGCATCGTCTTATTGGACGTTAAGAGAAAACTACACAAATTACACCCCAGGGCAAATGCACACCTCCTAAAAGCTGAGGCAAAAAGAAATTGGGGTAAAAGAAcaccataaacacaaattacaaagctGCAGTGTTATTGATGTTTTCCAAGGATATAACAGCACCAGATCTGCTCTCATTTGAGGCTTGTGAATGTGTAAAAAGAATGTAAATGACCCAAAAGTGTAGGCATACAAGGTAAAGCAGGGACCATAATTTTGCTGTTGGATTTCTCCTTACAAACACTGCACCGGCCACGAAAATCGCATCCAACTGCTGAAGCAGTGATCCCAAATGTTCACTTCCTGATCGAATTTTGTCCTCCAATAGAGGTCTTAACTTTGAATTAGGGGTCTCCCATGTCCCTGATTCCACATCCCTTGGAATTGACCTATTTTCGTCAAGCAACCTTGAAACTGCCTGTGATGCATTACAGCATAAAGAACAAATAACAATAATCAATTAATTATCCTTTTTTCAGTCATTGAGACTAATGATTCTAGGCACAAATAATGTACCTCTATTCTGAATAAAAGGGTTGCCTTCTCTGAGGAGAGTGCCTCAACCTGGCTCATTAGACAGAAACATAAGTTCTAGTATTTTCACAAGCACTGAAATTTATTTCTTGTAATTTATTTGATGACTTGAAATGAAAAATACACTGCTATCGAGTCCATTACTACTGAATTCCAGCCACTAAGCTCAAAGGTGAAAGttgtcttttttttcttttaatttgttttttatgTTTCCACTTTCCGTGTCCCCCCCCATTCATTTGCATGCAATCTGGCATTTTTGGCACAGTTTATTCCTTGCTGTAAATCACAGATGCAAAATATGCATACCCTAGTGTATGACAGTTGCATACACTTGAGCGTACAGACAAAATTGAGTATCCATATTGCTAAAGTTCACCTGCATCATTGCGAAAGATGTTGGAAACACAAACCTGGGCTTGTTTCTGAATTAAATGATCAGTCAACTGAGCAAGCCTTCTCTTAAGCTCAATTTCTACTTCTGTTGGATCCTCTATATCCTTCCTTGTCATTTCAACATTTGCTTCCAGCTTCTTTGCCTGAGATagataatgtatacaaataaataaCACCAATCGAAAACATAAACATTGGATCTGCCTAAATGTAGGAAGAAAATCAGCCAAACACATGCTCAAGACAATTACTTATGTTAACCCATCAACGAAATAATACTTCTGCAGCATAGATACTGGTGTACTGGGAGGGAATAACTCCTATCGCCAATAATCACAGTTGTCAATGAGATCAGGACACAAAACCAaaaacttctctctctctctctctctctcatggaACCCAAAAAACTAAATAATCAGATATAGACTAGTGCAAGTTAGTAAATGAGCCTACATAACACCACTTGCTTATATGTAAATTGCAAATGGTTTGTGGTCAACTAGCCAATGATTTTTCAACCCAAAAATCATTAGTTATCACATTTTTCACAATCATGTTGGAAACATCTACCAAAACAACATCAATATATGGTCATTCATCATTCATGACAAAAATTGCGATAACTGCATCAACCTCATGACCAGTTCTCCACAATTTATTCTATTCTTGTCCTTTCCCAGAGAGGCTTTTCACTAACAAGAAAAATCTTATGTTTATCTCCTCTACTAGACTCATGCTACACACATAAACTTACACAAATGTCTGAGTTCAAAGCATTTATCCTCAAACGAAAATGCAAATCAACCAAAATGCTTCTAGATTATTACTCAAACGTATAAATATTCATGCATCTAAAGAAATTGGCCTCACAAATCTTTTACAGCAAGTTGACAGGAAAGAAACAACATGCCGTATTCAAAGCAGAAAAGCTAACCTTATCTTCCAGTTTCCCAATTTTATCGGTTAAAAAGGAGTACTCTGCTTCAAGTATATCcctttcaaattcaattcctttggAAGCTGCTGCCTACAAATTTTCCAATTAAATATAAAGATCACAAAGTGGCCAAGAAAAAACTGTTCCCTTAGACAAGCTTTAAAAGAGCAAAGTGAAGCAGCCAGCCCCCTGTGAGGCTATGACACCCTTTGTCCTCTGTTTATGTACCAATATGATCACAGTAAAAGCATAACTCACTTGGTTTAGATATGTCCCAGTTTGGTGAGTCTTGGAGACCTTCCTACTGAGGAGTTCTACAAGAAGAAAAAAAGTTTCAATGATTTATAAGACAAGCTGTATAAGACAAGATAGATTTCATCATAACGTCAAATCAACCTTAAAATCTGATCTATATTCATTTACGGTAAGACTATCTATTAGTGGATGCCTGGCTGGGGCCAATTTTCAAGTAAAATCAGTACTACCACAAtatcatttacatcataaatgcacaaacttttattttatttttagttctatgtcctcaatccaaagagagagagagaaaaagaaatcaataGAGGCAAAGcaagaaggaaaaaagaaaaattcaactaGTTTTTCTGTTTGAAAGAAATTATTATTTGCTTGCTAGAAATTTCTCCATTAGGAATCGCATCTATATGTCTTGCAGCAAGCTGATCAACAAGAAAAAGGAGTGGAAATGCTAGAACTACCATATTTAGGCCTTAAATGACAAAATCTGCTCCTAGAACTTCATCAATGAGAAGTTGAAAAGAAGGAACCAAGAGAAGCATTCACACATTTTAAAGATAAAGCAACCAATaagcataaggaatttctagccaTGACTGTTAAAGGGAAAGCAGTCAATAAATCGCCCCCAATTGACTTTGTCATTCCACACCAATTCAATGGTCCAATTGAAGAGATGAGtattgtagtgtcatcattgttATTTCTTAGAATGGGAAGAAAGAGGTATCAAGTTGTTTTTAGTTCCATGCACCAGAAGAATGTACAAAACCAAGAGTTTTTGCCATTTAGGAATTTCAAAACTTGAGGTTGAGTTTTCTCCAATGAGGGTAGAATGATGCATCCAAGGAATTCAAGAAAATTCACAGCCAAATACTCAAGAAACTTGGGGTAATGGTTCAGTTTTAATTTAGAGTTTATAGGGAAAATTATAGGGTACTTTCTTGTTCTTTTAGAGTTTTATTATATTAGCACTGTCTATTAAACTCTTGGGGGAAATCTAGATTTCTATAACAGCCTTTATTTAGAGTCCTTGTTGGTTAAGGATCACCTTTTGGGATTACTTAAAAATTTAGGTTTTCTTTTGAAGTCCAAATCCTTAAGGTTAAGGATTACTTTCTGAGTCTATAAAACCCATGtttgtaatttttttaagaaGTTTTGATAAATACAAACTCCACCAGTTATGTTTTGAGTTGCATGAAGCAATTCAAACCCTATGTGTGATGCCTAAGAAAGTTTGCATGTGAAGCCTAAACCTTTTATTTTACTGTTCACAGCCTACAAATCTTCCTTTCTTATTTAAATTTGCTTCTCAATACCATCCTTTCACAAACCCTAGTTGTTTCACCTAAATCCCGCTCATTTTATCCCTCAAGTAAACCCCAAATTCAACCTTAATTCTAAGACCTGCAAGCTGTCTTGCATCAAGTGAAGAATGACGGAAAAGATTAAGGATTAACTacagcagaaaaaaaaaaaaaaaaaaaaacactatgaATGTTGGTGATGTAGAAAATACTAATTGCTATTGGTTGGAGCAGCAAATTATATTTTAACATACATGTTTATAAAACAGATAATGGAAATGACTAGAAGAGGTTGAACAGTGCCATATATATATTGAAGGAGGAGGAAAGGAAGGAAATGGGAAAAGAATGGGGTGATATACTCAAACTACTCTTGAACGGCTTCAAACTCAAAACCAAAATAAGCAATGATTCAtcctaaaaaatttaagaaataacaaGAGTGTATAGGTACTAAATAAAACATAAACAAACCATAATCAATTCCTGCAATATCTGCTATAACTAGGTAGAAGAAAAAGTCATTTCAACATTCATTCAAATAACCATCAAAATCCAGGAGAGCACACCTTCATGAGCCACTTCTTTCAACTCAACCTGTTGTCGAAGTTCTGCAACCCGATTAATCTGGTCCACAAGGAATGTACAAATAAATAAACtcatgtgcatatatatatacacgCTCACACAAGCACACACATGGAATCTTGTGCATGTGCATGTCTATGTAAAAAGGCCATAGCAAAAAACCCAGCATTGCATATGTCATCATTGGAAAAATAGCAT
Above is a genomic segment from Hevea brasiliensis isolate MT/VB/25A 57/8 chromosome 17, ASM3005281v1, whole genome shotgun sequence containing:
- the LOC110649519 gene encoding uncharacterized protein LOC110649519 isoform X4 encodes the protein MRILQWGEDRRFDEMRGNLGRLAIFWIFQAVWVWTVSLPVTVVNASDRNPSIQAEDIIGWLMWSVGVSIEAAADQQKLVFKNSPENRGKWCNVGLWKYSRHPNYFGEIFLWWGIFVASTPVLEGAEWLVILGPIFLTLLLFFVSGIPLLEESADKKFGNVASYRVYKRTTSPFIPLPPAVYGNLPSWFKTIFLFEFPFYSRSLPNEGTTWCRTS
- the LOC110649519 gene encoding uncharacterized protein LOC110649519 isoform X1 — its product is MGTVIDSHFLALTAIVTVGYQLLFFIVTAILKFDKVTDFAGSTNFIILAVLTLVLKGAWHFRQVVLSILVVLWGLRLGLFLLMRILQWGEDRRFDEMRGNLGRLAIFWIFQAVWVWTVSLPVTVVNASDRNPSIQAEDIIGWLMWSVGVSIEAAADQQKLVFKNSPENRGKWCNVGLWKYSRHPNYFGEIFLWWGIFVASTPVLEGAEWLVILGPIFLTLLLFFVSGIPLLEESADKKFGNVASYRVYKRTTSPFIPLPPAVYGNLPSWFKTIFLFEFPFYSRSLPNEGTTWCRTS
- the LOC110649519 gene encoding uncharacterized protein LOC110649519 isoform X3; the encoded protein is MGTVIDSHFLALTAIVTVGYQLLFFIVTAILKFDKVTDFAGSTNFIILAVLTLVLKGAWHFRQVVLSILVVLWGLRLGLFLLMRILQWGEDRRFDEMRGNLGRLAIFWIFQAVWVWTVSLPVTVVNASDRNPSIQAEDIIGWLMWSVGVSIEAAADQQKLVFKNSPENRGKWCNVGLWKYSRHPNYFGEIFLWWGIFVASTPVLEGAEWLVILGPIFLTLLLFFVSGIPLLEESADKKFGNVASYRVYKRTTSPFIPLPPAVYGNLPSWFKTIFLFEFPFYSRSLPNEGTT
- the LOC110649517 gene encoding peptidyl-prolyl cis-trans isomerase FKBP17-2, chloroplastic; the encoded protein is MATLCGSTPFLSYPLPRTNHISSSSQTPPPPPPPSSSTPPSQPQPRTPSPQLSTTSSEQLTPVISAEVQEQKESTKPASSATKVETTDWIASTLTRRFGLGAGLAWAAFLAVGVVSEQVKTRLEVSQQEANTRDVEKQEEVLLPNGIRYFELRVGGGASPRPGDLVVIDLKGKVEESGQVFVDTFGGDKKPLALVMGSRPYSKGMCEGIEYVLRSMKAGGKRKVIVPASLGFGENGADLGPGLQIPPFATLEYIVEVEKVSIAPA